The Candidatus Deferrimicrobium borealis DNA window ACGACGCCCACCCCTCGGCCGGAAGGACCGACGAAAGGATCTCGAGCGCCCGGTCGATCTCCCCCTCCGTGACGGTGAGCGGGGGGAGGAACCGCAGGATGGTTCCCGCCGCCGCGTTGACGACGAGTCCCGCGTCGAGGCACTTCGCGGCGACCGGTTTCGTCTCGCACGCCATCTCCGCGCCCACCATGAGGCCGACGCCCCGAACGTTCAGGATGTCGGTCCGCCGGGCGGCGATCTTGGAGAGTCCCCCCAGGAGCCGCTCTCCCTTGCGGACCACGGCGTCGTAGAACCCGTCGGATTCCAGGACGTCCATCACCGCGAGGGCGGCGGCGCAGCAGACCGGGTTCCCGCCGAAGGTGCTGCCGTGCGTTCCCGGGACGAAAACGGCGGCAACCTCGTCGCGCGCGACGACGGCCCCCAGGGGCAGGCCGTTCGCGATCCCCTTCGCCAGCGTCACCACGTCGGGCACGATGTCGAACCGGTCGGACGCCAGGAACGAACCGGTCCGTCCCATCCCGGTCTGTATCTCGTCCGCCACGAGAAGGACCCCCTTCCTGCGACAGAGGGTTTCCGCCTCCTTCAGGTAGCCGGGCGGGTGCATCCGCACCCCGCTTTCCCCCTGGATCATCTCGACGAAGAACGCGCAGACCCGGTCCGTCAGCGCCTCGTCGAGCGCGCCGATGTCGCCGAGGGGGACCGTGGCGAACCCGGGGAGCAGCGGCTCGAACCCCTGGTGGAACTTCGGCTGCGCCGTGGCGGAGAGCCCGCCGTAGGTGCGGCCGTGGAACGATCCCTCCAGCACGACGATCCCGTGCCGGCCCTCCCCGTGGCGATCGAAGGCCCACCGGCGGGCGAGCTTGATCGCCGCCTCGTTCGCCTCCGTCCCGCTGTTGCAGAAGAAGACCTTCCCCCCCGTCGTAGCGTTGGACAG harbors:
- a CDS encoding aspartate aminotransferase family protein, translated to MTGAEAIALTQRYQMGNYSRFPVTFVRGEGSWLYDDLGKPYLDFLGGIAVAILGHSHPAVTRAIEEQARRLVHVSNLFHVPVQARLGERLSNATTGGKVFFCNSGTEANEAAIKLARRWAFDRHGEGRHGIVVLEGSFHGRTYGGLSATAQPKFHQGFEPLLPGFATVPLGDIGALDEALTDRVCAFFVEMIQGESGVRMHPPGYLKEAETLCRRKGVLLVADEIQTGMGRTGSFLASDRFDIVPDVVTLAKGIANGLPLGAVVARDEVAAVFVPGTHGSTFGGNPVCCAAALAVMDVLESDGFYDAVVRKGERLLGGLSKIAARRTDILNVRGVGLMVGAEMACETKPVAAKCLDAGLVVNAAAGTILRFLPPLTVTEGEIDRALEILSSVLPAEGWAS